In Tsukamurella tyrosinosolvens, the genomic window GGCCGCCCTCGACGAGGCGCCGGACGACGTCCAGGTGCAGGTCCTTGCGCTCGGACTGGCGGTAGGGGCCGTACGGCCCGCCGACCTCCGGCCCCTCGTCCCAGTCGAGCCCGAGCCAGCGCAGCGATTCGAGGATCGCGGCGTAGCTCTCCTCGCTGTCGCGGGCGGCGTCGGTGTCCTCGATGCGGAAGACGAAGGTGCCGCCGGTGTGTCGCGCGTGGGCGAAGTTGAACAGCGCGGTGCGCACCATGCCAACGTGCGGCGTCCCGGTGGGCGACGGGCAGAAGCGCACCCGGACGGACCCGGGCGCGGCGGCGTTCGACGGTGCGGCGGAAGACTCAGTCACGGCGTCCAGGGTAGTCGCCGCGCGCGGCGCACCCGCTCACGAGTGCGCCGCGACCAGCGACCGGATCCTCTCCAGCTGGAGCGCGGAGACCTCGTCGGCACGCTCGTCCTCGGCGAAGACGTTGGAGCAGATGATCGCGTCCTCGCGGGCGAGGAACCCGGAAGCGCCGAGGTGGCCGAACAACTCGTCCCAGTCGACGTCGCCGTCGCCGATCGTGAGGTGCTGGTGCACGCGCACCGCGTTGCCCGGCGGATTGGTGATGTACCGCAGGCCGTGCGAGCGGCGGTGGTCGAAGGTGTCGGCGGCGTACACGGCGCCGAGCCGCTCCCCCAGCTGCGGGATCAGCGCGGCGGCCCGGTCGCCGTAGTGGAAGGTGTGGCTGCCTACGTAGACGAAGCCGACGGCGGGCGTGTCCAGCCCGCGGATGATCCGCCACGCCTCGAGGCCGTCCTCGACGAAATCGTCGGGGTGCGGGTCGATGTTGAGCGTGACGCCCTCCCGCTCGAGGAGCGGCACGAGCTCCTCCATGCTCCGGTAGAAGCCCGCCTCGGACTCCTCCGCGCGCTCGGGCCGCCCGCTGAACTCGGTGTTGATCACGGGGACCCCGAGCTCGGCGGCGATCGCGATGATGCGCCGGAAGTTCCGCACGGCGGTCTCGCGCTGCGGCTCGTCGGGCCACGAGATGCGCTGCACGGGAAGGAGCGAGGTGATCCCCACGCCCGCGTCGGCGGCGCGCTTGCGCACCCGGGCGAGCTGCGCCCGGTCCACGCGCGGGTGCGCGAAGAACGGGATGAAATCGGCGTGCGGCGTCAGTTGGATCCACTCGTAGCCGGCCTTGGCGGCCACGTCGAAGAAGTCCTCGACGTCGTGCGTCGAGTGGTAGGGCGTGGGATCGAGCGCGATGCGGACCACGGTGCCCCCTAGCCGCGCTCGGCGTAGAACGCCGGCATCTCGGGGAGCTCGACGGGCACGGGACCGGTCGTCTCCAGGGCCCTCACCCCGGCCGCGCAACACACCGCCACCTTGTAGCCGTCGAAGGCCGACGGCCCGGCGATGGTGCCCACCTTAGCGGCGTCGACCCAGGCCTGCACCTGGCGGTCGTAGGCCTCGCGGAACCGGGTGGTGAAGTCCCCGTGGTCCGCGACGGAGAACCGGCCCTGCTGCCACATCTGCAGGCCGGCGGGCTCGCCGATCCGGGCGACCCCGCGCTCGAAGACGGCCTCGGTCTCGACCTGGTAGCCGAACTCGATGGAGACGTTCATCTCGACGTCGACCAGCACGCCGTTGTCGAGTTCCATGAGCACGAGGATCGGTTCCCGCAGGTGCTCGGGGCTCCGCGAGTTGCGGCGCGGGTACTTCACCTCGACCGAGGTGACGACGCCGCCTGCCAGCCACGGCACGACGTCGAACTCGTGCACCACGGAGTCGTTGATGAGCATGGTCTGCACGTAGCTCTCGGGCACCGAGGCGTTGCGGTGGCGGGCGTGCAGCATGACCAGCTCGCCGGCCGGCTTGGCCGCCACCACCTTCCGCAGCTCCTCGTACTCGCGGTCGAAGCGCCGCATGAAGCCGACCTGGATCAACTGCCGTCCGCCGGCCATCTCCGCCTCGACGACGCGCCACGAGGAGTCGGGGTCCTGGGTGAGCGGCTTCTCGCAGAGCACGGGCAGGCCGGCGGCGAGGACCTTCAGCAGCGCCTCCTCGTGGAACTGTCCGGGGGTGGCGACGAGCACGGCGTCGACGACGCCGGACGCGAGCGCCGTATCGAGGTCGGCGAACCCGGCGGCGCCGGGGGCGAGGTCGAGGGCGGCGGCCCGCCGGGCACCGTCGGGCTCGACGACGGCGGCGACGGTCGCCCCCGCGATGGTGGTGGCGATGCGCCCCACGTGGTCGGCGCCCATCAGGCCGGCGCCGACCACGGCGACGCGGAGGTCGTTGGTCATGGTGCTGGAGTCTCCTTGCAGGTCTTCGGTTCCGGGCCCGGTGTCCGGGTCGTGGGAATCAGCGGGTGCGGGTGAGCGGGTGGCAGCCGAAGATGTGCTGCCGGGTGCGGGTCGCGATGCCCGCGGGAAGGTCGATGTCGCAGCCGGGCATGTCCTGCTCGACGATGGCGAACAGGTCCGGGTTGATCCGCAGCGCCGCCTCGATGACGGGGGCGAAATCCGGGATGCCGTTCGGCGGTTCGACCATGATGGCGGAGGCGGCGTCGGCGAACGGGGTGTCGTTCTTGAGCACCTCCCAGATCAGCGCGGGGTCGATCTGCTTGAGGTGCAGGTAGCCGATGCGCTCCGGGTGGCGCTGCATCAGGGCCACGTTGTCACCGCCGTAGTACGCGAAGTGGCCGGTGTCCAGGCACAGGTTGAGGTAGCGCGGGTCCGT contains:
- a CDS encoding sugar phosphate isomerase/epimerase family protein, which produces MVRIALDPTPYHSTHDVEDFFDVAAKAGYEWIQLTPHADFIPFFAHPRVDRAQLARVRKRAADAGVGITSLLPVQRISWPDEPQRETAVRNFRRIIAIAAELGVPVINTEFSGRPERAEESEAGFYRSMEELVPLLEREGVTLNIDPHPDDFVEDGLEAWRIIRGLDTPAVGFVYVGSHTFHYGDRAAALIPQLGERLGAVYAADTFDHRRSHGLRYITNPPGNAVRVHQHLTIGDGDVDWDELFGHLGASGFLAREDAIICSNVFAEDERADEVSALQLERIRSLVAAHS
- a CDS encoding Gfo/Idh/MocA family protein gives rise to the protein MTNDLRVAVVGAGLMGADHVGRIATTIAGATVAAVVEPDGARRAAALDLAPGAAGFADLDTALASGVVDAVLVATPGQFHEEALLKVLAAGLPVLCEKPLTQDPDSSWRVVEAEMAGGRQLIQVGFMRRFDREYEELRKVVAAKPAGELVMLHARHRNASVPESYVQTMLINDSVVHEFDVVPWLAGGVVTSVEVKYPRRNSRSPEHLREPILVLMELDNGVLVDVEMNVSIEFGYQVETEAVFERGVARIGEPAGLQMWQQGRFSVADHGDFTTRFREAYDRQVQAWVDAAKVGTIAGPSAFDGYKVAVCCAAGVRALETTGPVPVELPEMPAFYAERG